A single genomic interval of Candidatus Methylomirabilota bacterium harbors:
- a CDS encoding glycerate kinase, which produces MTAREAARAIWQAALAAGDVAPLVRAHLGPASAHARVLVLGCGKASAAMARAAEETLGERVAEGFVVVKDGYTAPLRRIRLAEAGHPVPDERGLVASAGLLDLARSAREDDLVLFLVSGGGSALTPAPAPPVTLAEKQEITRLLLAAGAPIEELNAVRKHLSRFKGGQLARAAWPATVLTLALSDVIGDPLDVIASGPTAPDPTTFATALEVLERRRVWVRTPASVLDRIEAGLKGEVEETPKPGDRVFSRVTNVVIGNNALVTGAAVAAAERLGYRPELLTRELHGEARTLARELVERARRLPAPACLVAGGETTVTVRGHGKGGRCQEFALAVALELRHGDGLTVLAAGTDGTDGPTDAAGAIVDEGTVTRGAAAGADARRQLEDNDAHHYLRASGDLLVTGPTNTNLLDLYVVLKA; this is translated from the coding sequence GTGACGGCGCGCGAGGCCGCGCGCGCCATCTGGCAAGCGGCCCTCGCCGCCGGCGACGTCGCGCCGCTCGTGCGCGCCCACCTCGGCCCCGCGTCCGCCCACGCGCGGGTGCTCGTCCTCGGCTGCGGCAAGGCGAGCGCGGCCATGGCCCGCGCCGCCGAGGAGACGCTGGGCGAGCGCGTCGCCGAGGGGTTCGTCGTCGTCAAGGACGGCTACACCGCGCCGCTCCGGCGGATCCGCCTCGCCGAGGCCGGCCATCCGGTCCCCGACGAGCGCGGCCTGGTGGCGTCGGCGGGGCTCCTCGATCTGGCGCGGAGCGCGCGCGAGGACGACCTCGTCCTGTTCCTGGTCTCGGGCGGCGGCTCGGCGCTCACGCCCGCGCCGGCGCCGCCCGTCACGCTCGCCGAGAAGCAGGAAATCACGCGGCTCCTGCTCGCGGCCGGCGCGCCGATCGAGGAGCTGAACGCGGTGCGGAAGCACCTCTCGCGGTTCAAGGGCGGCCAGCTCGCGCGCGCGGCGTGGCCGGCGACGGTCTTGACGCTCGCCCTCTCCGACGTCATCGGCGATCCGCTGGACGTGATCGCCTCGGGCCCGACCGCGCCCGACCCGACCACGTTCGCCACGGCGCTCGAGGTCCTCGAGCGACGCAGGGTCTGGGTTCGCACGCCCGCCTCGGTCCTCGACCGGATCGAGGCCGGGCTCAAGGGCGAGGTCGAGGAGACGCCGAAGCCGGGTGACCGGGTCTTCAGCCGCGTGACTAATGTGGTCATCGGCAACAACGCGCTCGTGACCGGCGCCGCCGTGGCCGCGGCCGAGCGGCTCGGCTACCGGCCCGAGCTCCTGACCCGCGAGCTCCACGGCGAGGCGCGCACGCTCGCCCGCGAGCTGGTGGAGCGGGCGCGGCGCCTGCCGGCGCCCGCCTGTCTCGTCGCCGGCGGCGAGACCACGGTGACGGTGCGCGGACACGGGAAGGGGGGACGCTGCCAGGAGTTCGCGCTGGCCGTGGCCCTGGAATTGCGGCACGGCGACGGCCTCACGGTGCTCGCCGCGGGCACCGACGGCACCGACGGGCCCACGGACGCCGCCGGCGCGATCGTGGACGAGGGGACGGTGACGCGTGGCGCCGCGGCGGGAGCCGATGCCCGCCGGCAGCTCGAGGACAACGATGCCCACCATTATCTGCGCGCGAGCGGCGATCTCCTCGTCACCGGGCCCACGAACACGAACCTGCTCGATCTCTACGTCGTCCTCAAAGCCTGA